One Candidatus Sulfurimonas baltica DNA segment encodes these proteins:
- a CDS encoding DUF2958 domain-containing protein, with the protein MQTLIQKALLSLPDLYDTENTKDPICHIKLFTPDSNWTWYITEISKEDKDTCFGLVSGHELELGYFTLSELNSVRGPFGLKIEQDTSFTPTPLSEVKKLH; encoded by the coding sequence ATGCAAACACTAATCCAAAAAGCACTCTTAAGCCTGCCAGACCTATACGACACAGAAAACACAAAAGATCCCATCTGTCACATAAAACTATTCACACCTGATAGTAATTGGACTTGGTACATCACAGAGATATCTAAAGAAGATAAGGATACTTGTTTCGGATTAGTTTCTGGGCATGAGTTAGAACTTGGCTACTTTACATTAAGCGAGTTAAACTCAGTTCGTGGTCCATTTGGTTTAAAAATAGAACAAGATACAAGTTTTACTCCAACACCTCTATCAGAAGTAAAGAAGCTCCACTAA
- a CDS encoding type IV secretory system conjugative DNA transfer family protein: MTLGLIKDTKLKEETPLVDVNFTHSLCIGQTGSGKTTSFIYPNIKNRMELGHGILFFDIKGSEHLALKKLASDADRLDDVIEIGKPWGSNINIIESLNNRTFATLLMEIVGEPANGGSNTFFYNEAISLGSSIFNTLKLKSIISKELHELDKDTSFVLEKYFTLGDLYSIIYNIDTLYEFIQDGKKFLKSLHSFIIRNTEYYHGEKSEVYKNIVLNYSNMKVGMKYFTKYDVEADSRSSGEKFEASLLSVISTLSSGFSFMSTSSAKYISEKENPLGIVESLQDGKIIIINVRVIPDTILELMLDQIFEKMIDLNLQSEKDKKPISIFIDEAQRLINKDIPLDVLRSSKVDVLMAVQSEIQLISKFKSREDWQQISVNIAQKYAFRSSFFGGDHLLSFYVDTATLNIFEYAKEHDANKLRAKPIFLNKEDFDNVEHSYQHKVLKLKNIEKNEILFYDVTHFENEREVILINTNTKQKKYRKLFTDFQDKLIENEIKFYLKEPIESLVTMHPVPQDKLQIMYDKYKKYNKTRLEQTFVSRFSTQDKAFSCTYDIGELLAKNDEDTDILDIYDSLIRDEFSEELTIDEYSEDDKIITNECEELATTLVALLEENGVFVINNKDFFSVYFMREIPDVTPVQLRLQFDDLNV, from the coding sequence GTGACACTAGGACTAATCAAAGATACAAAGTTAAAAGAAGAGACACCATTAGTTGATGTAAATTTCACGCATTCACTCTGTATTGGACAAACGGGAAGCGGTAAGACTACTTCATTTATCTATCCAAATATTAAAAACAGAATGGAATTAGGTCATGGGATACTTTTCTTTGATATTAAAGGAAGTGAGCATTTAGCGCTAAAAAAGCTGGCTTCAGATGCCGACAGACTTGATGACGTAATCGAGATAGGTAAGCCTTGGGGTTCAAATATTAACATCATAGAGTCTCTTAACAACAGAACTTTTGCAACATTACTTATGGAAATCGTTGGGGAGCCTGCTAATGGAGGGAGTAATACATTCTTCTATAATGAAGCAATAAGCCTAGGTTCGAGTATATTTAATACACTCAAACTGAAATCTATAATCTCTAAAGAGCTGCATGAACTAGATAAAGATACCTCGTTTGTATTAGAAAAGTATTTTACTCTAGGTGACCTATATAGTATTATTTACAATATTGATACCCTTTATGAATTTATTCAAGATGGTAAAAAATTTCTTAAAAGTTTACATAGTTTTATAATTCGTAATACTGAATATTATCACGGTGAGAAGAGTGAAGTATATAAAAATATAGTTCTCAACTACTCTAATATGAAAGTAGGAATGAAGTATTTCACCAAATACGATGTTGAAGCAGATAGTAGGAGTAGTGGTGAAAAGTTTGAAGCATCTCTCTTGTCTGTTATTAGCACTCTTTCATCAGGATTTAGTTTTATGTCTACATCCTCTGCAAAGTACATTTCTGAAAAAGAAAACCCTTTAGGCATAGTAGAATCATTACAAGATGGAAAAATCATCATCATAAACGTTAGAGTAATACCAGATACTATACTCGAGTTGATGTTAGATCAGATATTTGAGAAAATGATTGACTTAAATCTTCAAAGCGAAAAGGACAAAAAGCCAATATCCATCTTTATAGACGAAGCGCAAAGACTTATAAACAAAGACATTCCTCTAGACGTGCTTAGAAGCTCAAAAGTAGATGTTCTTATGGCTGTACAAAGTGAAATCCAGCTCATTAGTAAGTTTAAATCAAGAGAAGATTGGCAACAGATCTCTGTAAATATTGCTCAGAAATATGCGTTTAGATCTTCATTTTTTGGTGGAGATCATCTACTCTCTTTTTACGTAGATACAGCGACGTTAAATATATTTGAGTATGCAAAAGAGCATGATGCAAATAAACTTAGAGCAAAACCAATATTCTTAAATAAAGAGGATTTTGACAATGTTGAGCATAGTTATCAGCATAAGGTATTAAAACTAAAAAATATAGAAAAAAATGAGATACTCTTTTATGACGTAACACACTTTGAAAATGAGAGAGAAGTGATACTCATAAACACTAATACTAAACAAAAGAAGTATAGAAAACTCTTTACAGATTTTCAAGACAAGCTTATAGAGAATGAGATCAAGTTCTATCTAAAAGAGCCTATTGAAAGTCTTGTAACAATGCATCCCGTTCCACAAGACAAACTTCAAATCATGTATGATAAATATAAAAAGTATAATAAGACTAGATTGGAGCAAACCTTTGTTAGTAGATTTTCAACGCAAGACAAAGCCTTCTCTTGTACGTATGACATTGGAGAGCTACTTGCTAAGAACGATGAAGATACGGATATATTAGATATATATGATTCGCTTATACGCGATGAGTTTTCAGAGGAATTAACAATAGATGAATACTCTGAGGATGATAAAATTATAACAAACGAATGTGAAGAACTCGCAACCACCCTAGTGGCTTTACTTGAAGAAAATGGTGTATTTGTAATTAATAATAAAGACTTTTTCAGCGTTTACTTTATGAGAGAAATCCCTGATGTTACACCTGTGCAGTTGCGTTTACAATTTGATGATTTAAATGTATAA
- a CDS encoding tetratricopeptide repeat protein encodes MQKCPECGGEIKENEKFYECIDNEDCGYRINKVKFQKQSQHWLETTIEDESLWNKPIFGTDIPIISAEYKRLYELCENKQSFGMLLEIKDIFEILIKLPTLLTASAIYIKSSFSEVESKLLIAMLEKQLSLGTWESIARSSQELNIDNPIENWLTNIIQVFKDGRITQWRNEEIGHGALSLDETDVFQEDIKSKLSILKKFFEENISTLIMLKEPVYQELMESIYFEKDTNNNIHFFDSYGYGKTSRVDYRNGTYSKKIESQFTSLSNSLSISQSTNRLDGCADGGVREAVVQKMFEELHKVDDYETPTYLVDWLKTNMNNHKKGLFLLQMQRGMGKSMFSRALDQLSLTKIKIPNTLVRAYYINDVYSYKLDEFTSVVDRQILNKQLLDKRIEDKIVGSAIPKSLDSKSQAKDLTNMLHEYKKVYGEENILFIIDGLDEIPVTQEKSILGILPSDDDLPEGVFILFTSRVKLSQKIQTKLDSISFTDKKSVLKDDADYISNTNKYIRKYIKLDLDDTTLVFIKERSDSRYVYIKLIKELVKTIGLEIEDIPNADKIIELYLSNLKAKYGDKFFTNITNLLAVVSTQYEPLTLQEIAYMLQDECISFKLLAWINDTRGFFRFERSYRGNIISIEHADIKSYLTKDKSVLDAMNYILSILVENITNEKHTIDLQIDGESYLLSHIWDYAKNKDTNNKLKNLIFIGSVLDSLENVEKQDKLLLNRSIKIYSQLIIIMQKLNQDENSHLDRNYLAGAFMNRGITNESLGKPTEALNDYDRAIEIMMILEQDETIHFDKSNLAKAFMNRGNTNKSLGKVTEALDDYDRAIEIMMILEQDETIHFDKIDLAKAFINRGNANDFLGNPTEALEDYDRVIEIRERLNKGETIHFDKNYLALFFMNRGNVNASLGKPTEALNDYDRAIEIMMILEQDETIHFDKSNLALAFLSRGTGHYSLGKLTEALNDYDRAIEIMMILDQDETIYFDKIDLAKAFMNRGIANESLGKPTEALNDYDRAIEIMMILEQDETIHFDKSYLAKAFMKRGDANASLAKYTKSLDDYSDFIEIIQILGQSESIHFDRKDIALVFMNRGYANASLEKPTKALADYDRAIEIMMILEQDETIYFDKSNLAKAYINRADTNHVLEKPTEELDDYDKAIEIRENLDKEKIIYFDKNDLASAYIDRGVFYHSRDDTLKRNQDFDKFFNIVVELIYFHFESGNTEKAIQIFQKNYQNIDMMLDNNMLRNQENIQRYKALSEE; translated from the coding sequence GTGCAAAAATGTCCAGAGTGTGGTGGTGAGATTAAGGAGAATGAAAAGTTTTATGAGTGTATTGATAATGAAGATTGCGGTTATAGAATAAATAAAGTAAAATTTCAAAAACAGAGTCAACACTGGTTAGAAACAACCATAGAAGATGAGTCTCTTTGGAATAAACCTATTTTTGGTACAGACATTCCTATTATTTCCGCTGAATATAAAAGACTGTATGAGCTTTGTGAAAACAAACAGAGCTTTGGTATGCTCTTAGAGATAAAAGATATATTTGAGATACTCATTAAACTTCCAACCCTTCTAACTGCGTCAGCTATATATATAAAAAGTAGTTTTAGTGAAGTCGAAAGTAAACTTCTAATAGCAATGTTAGAAAAGCAACTATCTCTCGGTACTTGGGAAAGTATAGCTCGTAGTTCTCAAGAATTAAATATTGATAATCCTATTGAAAATTGGCTGACTAATATTATCCAAGTATTTAAAGATGGTCGTATTACTCAATGGAGAAATGAAGAGATAGGTCATGGGGCATTATCACTAGACGAAACAGATGTGTTTCAAGAAGATATAAAAAGTAAACTAAGCATACTAAAGAAATTTTTTGAAGAAAATATATCAACTCTCATAATGCTAAAAGAACCTGTATATCAAGAGTTGATGGAATCTATATACTTTGAAAAAGATACCAACAACAATATTCACTTTTTTGATAGTTATGGGTATGGAAAAACATCAAGAGTTGACTATAGAAATGGTACGTACAGTAAAAAAATAGAAAGTCAATTTACAAGCTTATCTAATAGTCTTAGTATCTCACAAAGTACAAATAGACTAGATGGTTGTGCTGATGGTGGAGTAAGAGAGGCTGTTGTTCAAAAAATGTTTGAAGAGCTTCATAAAGTGGATGATTATGAAACGCCAACTTATTTAGTTGATTGGTTAAAGACCAATATGAATAACCATAAAAAGGGTCTGTTTCTTTTACAAATGCAAAGAGGTATGGGTAAGAGTATGTTCTCAAGAGCATTAGACCAACTCTCACTAACTAAAATAAAAATACCAAACACATTAGTAAGAGCTTATTACATCAACGATGTATATAGCTATAAACTAGATGAATTCACATCTGTTGTAGATAGACAAATACTAAACAAACAGCTTTTAGATAAAAGAATAGAAGATAAGATAGTTGGTTCTGCAATCCCGAAGAGTTTAGATAGTAAATCTCAAGCTAAAGATTTGACTAATATGCTTCATGAGTATAAAAAAGTATATGGGGAAGAAAATATACTTTTTATTATAGATGGATTAGATGAAATACCAGTGACTCAAGAAAAAAGTATCTTAGGTATATTGCCATCAGATGATGATCTACCAGAGGGAGTGTTTATACTCTTTACTTCAAGAGTGAAGTTATCACAAAAAATCCAAACTAAACTCGATAGCATTAGTTTCACAGATAAAAAAAGTGTGTTAAAAGATGATGCTGATTATATTTCAAATACAAACAAATACATCAGAAAATACATCAAACTAGATTTAGATGATACAACTTTAGTGTTTATCAAAGAGAGAAGTGATAGCAGGTATGTCTATATAAAACTCATAAAAGAGCTTGTAAAAACTATAGGTTTAGAGATTGAAGATATCCCTAATGCAGATAAAATTATAGAGCTATACCTTAGTAATCTCAAAGCGAAATATGGGGATAAGTTTTTTACAAACATCACAAATCTCTTAGCAGTAGTTTCAACACAGTATGAGCCACTAACGTTACAAGAGATAGCATATATGTTACAAGATGAGTGTATAAGCTTTAAACTACTTGCCTGGATAAATGATACAAGAGGCTTTTTTAGATTTGAAAGAAGTTATAGAGGTAACATTATCTCTATAGAGCATGCTGATATAAAGTCATATCTAACAAAAGATAAGAGTGTCTTAGATGCTATGAATTATATTCTTAGTATATTAGTTGAAAATATCACTAACGAAAAGCATACTATTGATCTCCAAATCGATGGAGAGAGTTATCTATTATCTCATATTTGGGATTATGCTAAGAATAAAGATACTAATAATAAACTTAAGAATCTAATCTTCATAGGTAGTGTGCTAGATAGTCTTGAAAATGTGGAAAAGCAAGATAAGTTACTTTTAAATAGATCCATAAAGATATATTCACAACTGATAATTATAATGCAGAAGCTAAATCAAGATGAGAATAGTCACTTAGATAGAAATTACTTGGCTGGCGCTTTTATGAATAGAGGAATTACCAATGAGTCTCTTGGAAAGCCAACTGAAGCACTGAATGATTATGACAGAGCTATAGAGATAATGATGATTCTAGAACAAGATGAAACTATCCACTTTGATAAAAGTAATTTAGCTAAAGCGTTTATGAATAGAGGAAATACTAATAAGTCTCTTGGAAAAGTAACAGAAGCATTAGATGATTATGACAGAGCTATAGAGATAATGATGATTTTAGAGCAAGATGAAACTATTCACTTTGATAAAATTGATTTAGCTAAAGCTTTTATAAACAGAGGAAATGCCAATGACTTTCTTGGAAATCCAACCGAAGCACTAGAAGATTATGATAGAGTTATTGAGATAAGAGAGCGTCTAAACAAAGGTGAGACTATTCACTTTGATAAAAATTATTTAGCTTTATTTTTCATGAATAGAGGAAATGTTAATGCCTCTCTAGGAAAACCAACTGAAGCACTGAATGATTATGATAGAGCTATAGAGATCATGATGATTCTAGAACAAGATGAAACTATCCACTTTGATAAAAGTAATTTAGCTTTAGCCTTTTTGAGCAGAGGAACTGGGCATTATTCTCTAGGAAAACTAACTGAAGCACTGAATGACTATGATAGAGCTATCGAGATAATGATGATTCTAGATCAAGATGAAACTATTTACTTTGATAAAATTGATTTAGCTAAAGCGTTTATGAATAGAGGAATTGCCAATGAGTCTCTAGGAAAACCAACTGAAGCACTGAATGATTATGATAGAGCTATAGAGATAATGATGATTCTAGAACAAGATGAAACTATTCACTTTGATAAAAGTTATTTAGCTAAAGCTTTTATGAAAAGAGGAGATGCCAATGCCTCTCTAGCAAAATATACTAAGTCATTAGATGATTACAGTGATTTTATTGAGATAATACAGATCCTAGGTCAAAGTGAGAGTATTCACTTTGATAGGAAAGATATAGCTTTAGTTTTTATGAATAGAGGTTATGCTAATGCCTCTCTAGAAAAACCAACTAAAGCACTCGCTGATTATGATAGAGCTATAGAGATAATGATGATTCTAGAACAAGATGAAACTATTTATTTTGATAAAAGCAATTTAGCTAAAGCTTATATAAATAGAGCGGATACAAATCACGTTCTAGAAAAACCAACCGAGGAACTGGATGATTATGATAAGGCTATAGAGATAAGAGAAAACCTAGATAAAGAAAAGATTATATACTTTGATAAGAATGATTTAGCTTCAGCTTACATCGATAGAGGAGTTTTTTACCATTCACGAGATGACACTTTAAAAAGAAATCAAGATTTCGATAAATTTTTTAATATTGTTGTTGAATTAATATATTTTCATTTTGAGTCAGGAAATACAGAAAAAGCCATTCAAATATTTCAGAAAAACTACCAAAATATAGACATGATGTTAGACAATAATATGCTTAGAAATCAAGAAAATATTCAGCGATATAAAGCCTTAAGTGAAGAGTAG
- a CDS encoding helix-turn-helix transcriptional regulator encodes MFEELIEKINKIEANVNLLLQLHIEQSNSLTTYNDVAKFLGVTRKTIYNYIKDGNFIEDKHFYRNNKRTPTFIPSGVIEFKKGVKAVETKSVLPSLKKPIERVNNPIVSNMLIGVA; translated from the coding sequence ATGTTTGAAGAGCTAATCGAAAAAATAAATAAAATAGAGGCGAATGTGAATCTACTTTTACAGTTACATATAGAACAATCAAATAGTTTAACTACATATAATGATGTTGCAAAATTTTTAGGAGTAACACGTAAAACTATTTATAACTATATAAAAGATGGAAATTTTATAGAAGATAAACATTTTTATAGAAATAATAAAAGAACTCCAACATTTATTCCATCTGGAGTTATTGAGTTTAAAAAGGGTGTAAAAGCTGTTGAGACAAAATCAGTTTTGCCATCTCTTAAAAAGCCAATTGAAAGAGTAAATAATCCAATTGTGTCAAATATGCTTATAGGGGTGGCATAA
- a CDS encoding N-terminal phage integrase SAM-like domain-containing protein has protein sequence MKVDNNTYVTVLGIKFTIKEKYGKLHIAFNIDAKRKNRSTGLEATKKNLIVVKNEILPQFAQELIALKSSTQSSVIVESDNSTLESVADIHFLLHKETVRPHVYIRQLSNYNRLILPYFKGRQLNSIKPMEIESWQNRLLTKYKVLSVRKYRSIFYSIYTRALQNELVLKNPFDSVPSPKVKNQFFTYSENETVNPFTHGVVTLFHT, from the coding sequence ATGAAAGTAGATAACAACACATATGTTACTGTTCTAGGAATAAAATTTACCATTAAAGAAAAGTACGGCAAGCTTCATATTGCTTTTAATATAGATGCCAAAAGAAAAAATAGATCCACAGGTCTTGAAGCAACTAAAAAGAATTTGATTGTTGTAAAAAATGAGATTCTTCCACAGTTTGCTCAAGAACTCATAGCATTAAAAAGCTCTACACAATCGAGTGTAATAGTCGAAAGTGATAATTCGACTCTTGAGAGTGTTGCTGATATCCATTTTTTACTTCATAAGGAAACTGTTCGTCCTCATGTATATATAAGGCAACTCAGTAATTATAATAGATTGATATTACCCTACTTCAAAGGTCGACAGTTAAATTCCATAAAACCTATGGAAATTGAATCTTGGCAAAACCGTTTATTGACAAAATACAAAGTTCTTAGTGTTAGAAAATACAGAAGCATTTTTTACTCTATCTATACTCGCGCACTACAAAATGAGTTAGTTCTCAAAAATCCTTTTGATAGCGTACCATCCCCAAAAGTTAAAAATCAGTTTTTTACTTATAGTGAAAATGAAACTGTGAATCCTTTCACACATGGAGTGGTAACCTTATTTCATACATAG
- a CDS encoding transposase, translating into MRTSKYTKEFKDSTIQLILNNNESVSKIAADLDIHVKTLYNWMSSYKKEHRIPMRVVNTSSSTETLDEENKRLRREVKLLKQERDILKKATAYFAKEVL; encoded by the coding sequence ATGAGAACTAGTAAATACACCAAAGAATTTAAAGATTCCACAATTCAATTAATACTTAATAATAACGAGAGTGTCTCAAAGATAGCAGCTGATTTAGATATACATGTAAAGACTTTATATAACTGGATGAGCAGTTATAAAAAAGAGCATAGAATACCAATGAGAGTTGTAAATACATCATCTTCAACAGAGACACTAGATGAAGAGAATAAACGCCTCAGACGAGAGGTAAAGCTTTTAAAGCAAGAGCGTGACATTTTAAAAAAGGCGACCGCGTACTTCGCCAAAGAAGTTCTATAA
- a CDS encoding IS3 family transposase → MYEHRKSFSINLMSKVLKVDRTSYYHWIKTGCITKKVDEQLNDLIEVIFIQGRKNYGTRRIQDKLKELYGVLVSRKRISSIMKELGLKVNMKRRYKNTTDSNHNLPIAPNLLNMDFYASAPDEKYVGDITYIHTGEGWLYLATVIDLYSRKVVGWSMDDTMKVSLVNDALSMAIKHRNPSEGLLWHTDRGSQYASYAHKDLLEKHSIIQSMSRKGNCWDNAVAESFFKTLKSDLVYQTYFYTKRQAKQEIFEYIEFHYNRVRSHSYLGNLSPVKFEEINKVLQMEMVA, encoded by the coding sequence ATGTATGAACATAGAAAAAGTTTTAGTATTAATCTTATGAGTAAAGTGCTCAAGGTAGATAGGACATCTTATTATCATTGGATAAAAACTGGATGCATTACTAAAAAAGTAGACGAGCAACTCAATGATTTGATTGAAGTTATATTTATTCAAGGTAGAAAAAACTATGGCACAAGAAGAATTCAAGACAAACTAAAAGAACTCTACGGTGTATTAGTATCAAGAAAGCGTATCTCCAGTATCATGAAAGAACTGGGTCTAAAAGTGAACATGAAAAGAAGATATAAAAATACGACAGATTCTAATCATAACTTACCAATAGCTCCTAATCTCCTAAACATGGATTTTTATGCATCTGCTCCAGATGAAAAATATGTAGGAGATATTACATATATCCATACAGGTGAAGGTTGGCTCTATCTGGCTACTGTGATTGATTTATACTCAAGAAAAGTTGTCGGTTGGTCTATGGATGACACTATGAAAGTTTCACTTGTAAATGATGCCTTAAGCATGGCTATTAAGCATAGAAACCCTTCCGAAGGGTTACTATGGCACACAGATAGAGGGAGTCAATATGCTTCTTATGCACATAAAGATTTATTGGAAAAACACTCTATAATTCAAAGCATGAGCAGAAAAGGCAACTGCTGGGATAATGCAGTGGCTGAGAGCTTCTTTAAAACACTCAAAAGTGATTTAGTGTATCAGACATATTTTTATACGAAGAGGCAGGCAAAACAAGAGATATTTGAATATATAGAATTTCATTATAACAGAGTCAGATCACATAGTTATCTTGGAAACTTATCACCTGTTAAATTTGAAGAAATAAACAAAGTGTTACAAATGGAAATGGTTGCTTAG
- a CDS encoding response regulator translates to MQTYNILVVEDDVFGLQYMKHILRTLGYKNIFEATNKDEAFNIVQNQTIDLVFMDINIDGSVDGITSAHLLNELYFLPIIFTTAYGDSATISDASDTNIFGYLIKPFELSDVEATLTVALKKIKYVHQSILKVLSPNKFIDLGNNQLYNLTKKTFFIDNMPVDLTNKELNLLDLLCKNINNNVSNETIKTILWENKNISNSTLRDTMSRLRRKVPLLQIENIVNYGYILKGSNTFSSTNLA, encoded by the coding sequence ATGCAGACTTATAATATTTTAGTAGTAGAAGATGATGTCTTTGGTCTGCAATACATGAAACATATACTTAGAACCTTAGGTTACAAAAATATATTTGAAGCGACAAATAAAGATGAAGCATTCAATATAGTTCAAAACCAGACTATAGACCTTGTCTTTATGGATATAAACATAGATGGGTCAGTAGATGGCATTACCTCTGCTCATCTTTTAAATGAACTCTATTTTCTTCCCATTATATTTACGACTGCATATGGGGACTCTGCTACTATTTCAGATGCCAGTGACACAAATATTTTTGGCTATTTAATCAAACCTTTTGAATTAAGTGATGTAGAAGCAACACTGACAGTCGCACTCAAAAAGATAAAATATGTTCATCAAAGTATCCTAAAAGTACTTAGTCCTAATAAATTTATTGATTTAGGCAACAATCAATTATATAATCTTACAAAAAAAACATTTTTCATAGACAATATGCCTGTTGATTTGACAAACAAAGAACTTAATCTGCTAGATCTACTATGCAAAAATATAAATAATAACGTCTCTAATGAAACTATTAAAACAATACTATGGGAGAACAAAAATATCTCAAACTCCACTTTAAGAGATACAATGTCAAGACTTAGGAGAAAAGTCCCTTTATTACAAATTGAAAATATTGTCAATTATGGATATATTTTAAAAGGTAGTAATACTTTTTCTAGTACAAATTTGGCATAG
- a CDS encoding 7TM diverse intracellular signaling domain-containing protein, producing MIKYIFTFLFFITTLFSDSNIIVGANHNINDRFKISYIKDESALLKIEDVTNEEFSKTTTNNFTLGYTKGALWLKFSVTNASLEERFIISLNESFYEVANLYYFDKKWIKKSNGVFVPIQTREVKESKLSFEVPIATGQTQTFYVQLQGKYSCFGKVTVEKKSFLHYNSILSMNTINILLFGILLMIVLFNLFLYLKLKEKIFLYYVGYSFFNLVYIVNMSGLLSYVGLGKYIYHFHLSAAFMIGFLVLFSLEYLKVKKYLKNYYKALRLLSGIFFILGILVLFSYQPWNKVINNLAGLTSIILILISVIIYFKGYSKSKYYILAMMTYFVFVVLFTFMVVGQFEYTFTTRYGFIIASAIEAIIFSLMLADRYNEMKDETIATQKVLIDIKNTTQDQLKKEVRNRTDDLTKTNKQLKLLIDERELLLREVYHRVKNNFHVIIGMLWFENTKVSSDAQKFTELINRIKSMSMIHEHLYNSSDLVNINLKEYLEKIVRNLSASYGDINLQMSDMSNKVIVEFDHAISIGILVNEVLTNAVKHNQENKNLSIKIALYSEENRIFLIIQDNGLEFKKAKNEDGLGLKLIDQFCKKLPNSNYTFSFDNGTKFKLNFEGTHADL from the coding sequence ATGATTAAATATATTTTTACTTTTCTCTTTTTTATCACAACTCTATTTTCAGATTCAAACATTATAGTTGGTGCAAATCATAATATAAATGATAGGTTCAAGATTTCTTACATCAAAGATGAATCTGCACTTTTAAAAATTGAAGATGTAACAAACGAAGAGTTCTCCAAAACTACTACAAATAACTTTACACTAGGATATACAAAAGGTGCTCTCTGGCTTAAGTTCAGTGTCACAAATGCAAGCTTAGAAGAGCGTTTTATCATCTCACTTAATGAGAGTTTTTATGAAGTAGCAAATCTTTACTACTTCGATAAAAAATGGATAAAAAAGTCAAATGGAGTTTTTGTACCCATTCAAACTAGAGAGGTAAAAGAGAGCAAACTCTCGTTTGAGGTACCAATAGCTACTGGACAAACTCAGACTTTTTACGTACAGCTTCAAGGAAAGTACTCTTGCTTTGGTAAAGTCACTGTAGAAAAAAAGAGCTTCCTTCATTACAATAGTATTCTTAGCATGAACACTATAAATATTCTTTTATTTGGCATCTTGCTAATGATTGTACTTTTTAATCTTTTTTTATATCTCAAACTAAAAGAGAAGATATTTCTATACTATGTCGGTTACAGCTTTTTTAACCTTGTGTACATTGTAAACATGAGTGGTCTTTTAAGTTATGTAGGTTTAGGAAAGTACATCTATCACTTTCACCTCTCAGCTGCCTTTATGATAGGATTTTTAGTTCTCTTTTCACTCGAGTATCTTAAAGTAAAAAAATATCTCAAAAACTACTATAAAGCATTAAGACTACTCTCTGGAATCTTTTTTATTTTAGGTATTCTTGTATTATTCTCTTATCAACCATGGAATAAAGTTATTAACAATTTAGCAGGATTGACAAGTATTATTCTTATACTCATTTCAGTGATTATCTATTTTAAGGGCTACTCTAAATCAAAATATTATATTTTAGCCATGATGACTTACTTTGTATTTGTTGTGCTATTTACCTTTATGGTAGTGGGGCAGTTCGAGTATACATTTACTACAAGATATGGTTTTATCATTGCTTCTGCAATCGAAGCGATTATATTTTCTCTAATGTTAGCTGACAGATACAACGAGATGAAAGATGAAACGATTGCAACACAAAAAGTGCTAATAGACATAAAAAACACTACACAAGATCAACTAAAAAAAGAAGTGAGAAACAGAACAGATGATTTAACAAAGACAAATAAACAGCTAAAGCTACTCATAGATGAGAGAGAGTTGCTTTTAAGAGAAGTCTATCACAGGGTAAAAAATAACTTTCATGTCATCATCGGAATGCTATGGTTTGAAAATACAAAAGTAAGCAGTGATGCTCAAAAGTTTACAGAACTGATTAATCGTATAAAATCCATGTCTATGATACATGAGCACCTTTACAATTCCTCAGACTTAGTAAATATTAACCTTAAAGAGTATCTTGAGAAAATCGTTAGAAACCTCTCTGCCTCTTACGGAGATATAAACTTGCAAATGAGTGATATGTCAAATAAAGTTATTGTTGAGTTTGACCATGCAATCTCCATTGGAATTCTTGTAAATGAAGTTTTGACAAATGCTGTAAAACATAATCAAGAGAATAAAAATCTCAGCATTAAAATAGCCTTGTATAGTGAAGAAAATAGAATTTTTTTAATTATTCAAGACAATGGTTTAGAGTTTAAAAAAGCGAAAAATGAAGATGGCTTAGGCTTAAAACTCATAGATCAATTTTGCAAAAAACTGCCAAATTCAAACTATACTTTTAGCTTCGACAATGGCACAAAATTTAAACTTAACTTTGAGGGCACACATGCAGACTTATAA